cgagggtttcaaggcacgagggtcaATCAAATTATGCcatcgagtgaaacacaacatttttcaccacaccaacgcgaggaaaataataactgtaaaatatcaaacaaaatcaaaccaaaccaaaaccaaatgaacgtcatttaatactgtatcattcaaaatcatcctttaaaagtcaattctagcAGCCGACTTAAGGACACAACTccaaatttgcatcagattgctttgccccacatgtggataaaatgcaactttctcatcagtttttgaatattcAAGAGagccagctggtgtggtgaaatatatattgattctaagattaatattttttatataaaagctTTCCATTAAGAGATTTTGTAACGAGTACAGTGAATCCgtttttaagttttaccacaatatattatgtacagttcagcgtgtaaaaatataggtacagcATACATATGGTACATTCAGTATTCAAATTgtgcaataataacaaatatgtatatatcaaCTTAAGAAATTAATAAAGTTTGTTATTAACTCACTGGTGTTTCATtttctatgataaaaaatatcataatttaGGATTACATTCTTCACACAAGGATGATTTTTATCGGTTGGGGAAGTCACTATATTCGGTTTTTCGCAGCACTACTTTGTCATTTTGGTTTTTATCGTTTCGGGATCTCACTATTATCGATTTTTCACAGCAATACTTTTTATCATGTTGGTTTTTATCATTTCGGTAACTCACTATTTTTATGGCGCATTTACATTCGCGTGAGAGTTTACCGCGAATGTAAATTCCATAAGCTAATTTTCATTATGTTGGTAGGCATAACTCTCGTTCGTCAGACGTCAAACCAAACCGTTTGACACTTAAGTACGTAGTATGAAGTTCCGTCtcttagaacgtagtgattatatgctctttgactaGTAGGAGAATACCCTATTGCAGTGACACTCGCCTGTCACACCTGTGTCGATTCAACTGAAAGTGTCAAttatggaaaataaactatctttattgtCACTGTGGTGAAATAGGTCCCAGGATGCCAATAGTCAAGCCTGCCCGCACGTGAAGAGATCAAGACAGAAAGGCAGAGTTACTTTCGCGATTACTATCAATAATATcataaagcagagacgctttccatataCGTTTTCGTACATTGAATCGCTTGTTGCTATCTAGAACTAGAAATAGTCGGACGcgcttaaatatatattttactgtcAAGTttgcacagtgacattgacaaccgcCATCATGAGCTTTTAAATCTAAACATTGAAACATGACATAATTCTTCGCGCCAATGATACTGTGCTGccgtcaaagagaatttgaaatagaggtggattgtcaaagaaaattttgtagccacagtaaatgtactgtcatctttcgatacacgattaaaacttttggaataCGTCTCTGCTTTAGTAGGGACATCCAAAAACAAACTTTCACATTTGTAATATTAGCAGaatcatagaaaaataagtaagcatagagcgCTCACTCCTTAaaacagttttcttaccaaaacgcttattatttttatagttgacaTCTATCGTCAAGTAgcagatttatcagtactgctacttgacaatagatgtcgcaaCGAACGAAAAGACTAATGTTATAAACGGATTAACCGGAAGTCTATTATCAACTcgttctgcttgtaatattagtttttttttatactacgtcggtggcaaacaagcgtacggcccgcctgatggtaagcagtatcagtagcctatgtacgcatgcaactccagaggagttacatgcgcgttgccgaccctaaccccctcccgcccctcgttgagctctggcaaccttactcaccggcaggaacacaacactatgagtagggtctagtgttatttggctgcggttttctgtaaggtggaggtacttccccagttgggctctgctctagatctggaatgacatccgttgtgctgtgcacacaaagcgagatgacattcacaatgcccatacctcccttgtggacgtagtttaaggacatacccgggtccattagttgtaaattgttaaaCAATACACATGTGATCAGTCGCAACACTTGTGATATGTAGTGTCATAAGtaggggtactgataaatccgctacttgacgccaacaacaacacaacaacaacacacacacaaccacaacaacaacaaaaataatcacacaacaacaacaacgaaaataataagcgttttggtaagaaaactgatgtacggagtgagcactctatgcttaattATTTTTCTGTGGTAGAATTCCGAAGCAAACTCGCAAGATCAACAGCTTACCACATAATCAACTGTACTTACTAACACACGCCTGATCAAAGTTAGCAGCAGATCAATAACGCAACTTTGATAGAATCCGCACCGCTAGATGAGCAAAGTTACCAACTTTGGTGACCTTTAGCTGTCGTGTGGGAAAAATTAACACTTAAAGAGGAAAATGATTATACGAGCAGATCACATAAGTGGCCAAGTACTTGGCcaagtacaaattaaattcgAGGTTTCAACTGTCACTGTGTAGTAGTGTGTAACTCAGGCCCTGTGCCTATAGAAATGACACACAAAGCGTTTTTGGgtaaaccgcagccaaataacactagaccctacttatagtgttgtgttcctgccggtgagtaaggttgccagagctcaacgaggtcggcaacgcgcatgtgacacctctggagttgcaggcgtccataggctacggtaatcgaagttcgtcaattgcggccacttttctctgtcactctaattacgtcttattaagagtaaaagagtaagatccccgcaatttgcgaatttcggttttcgcggtaggccctgccGCGAATTCGGGTCTCGTCCGAGAATTTTTCGCAAATTTCCGCCAGCAATTTTCGCagtgaatttttaaattttttctttatttctaaatttagACTGGACGAGGACTTATGCATCGGGACTCGTATCTAGGTAAAGGTAGGTAAGTATGAGTGAGATGTACGACGAagtaaagtaaacaaaaaattttgTTGACATCAATTTGTAATTTCGTATCAGCCTCCGACGGTAGACGAGCGCATGACGAGACTTATTTGGAGTaccctaaaaaggttttttttatactacgtcggtggcaaacaagcatacggcccgcctgatggtaagcagtatccgtagcctatgtacgcctgcaactccagaggagttacatgcgcgttgccgaacctaaccccctcccaccccttgttgagctctggcaaccttaaaaACTTCTGGGTTAAAAACGAAattccaaaaattaaattttgcgcCATCTGTGAACAGACTTTGGTACTTTTTCACTTCTCACGCTGTGGTTGCGGGTGTGGAATAGCTACATGGGATCATCTCTGTAAGTTGTCACTTACTTGCATATTGCATAGATGTCGCTTTTATTAAAATCGAGTTAGCAAATTAAAGGACACTAATTTTGTATTGTGTAAAAGTTTCCCTAAAATTTCCAACGACTTTCCAACTTAGAAACTTTCCGATACACATTTGTATCAAGTAATAAAAGGGTGCAagcaaatatacttattattgaATTTCTACATTCCCAAATTCACAAATAAATTCAATAGACTCTCCGAATACAATTTAAACGCCAAGAAACCTCAAATAGTAGTTGGAGGGACCACACTTtcataaaaatgtcttttaattgCTGGATTGTACCAAAGAGAATAGGATTGTATCAAGACTATTGGCGTGAAAAAATGAAGGtcgggttaaaaaaaaataagaagcTAATTATTCGATAATATTtcgcatttgatatttatttattttcataacaagCCTCTTACAACAGTCACAGCTAAATTATGTTCATAATGATAATGTGTCTATAAATCAAAGGCATTTTTCAACCATTTCTGTCCTAATAACAAGTTAACTGCCCACATCTGCTATAATTACCACAATACTCACTGACTACTGACATGATAATGCTATCTCCATTACCCTTGCTAAGTTCAACCAATAGTGAAAGAGATGACAATAAGACATCAGCCGCCAGATGGTATTGCGGCTACTATAGCAGCTTCAATCTCAAAATTGAATCTCTAATATTAAGGTTCAACTTACACAttgaataaatacaatatacacATTGGAGTTAATTATATACTAATTATTGGAATAgcaatacaaaaatatcaaCTAAAATAATATGCAAGTCACAAATGGACTAAAGTTTTTTACATACACTTCTGTCACTTGTGAATTGTACCGAagtttaaaaaagcggccaagtgcgagtcggactcgcccatgaagggttccgtaccatttatgacgtattaaaaaaaactacttactagatctggttcaaaccaattttcgttggaagtttgcatggtaatgtatatcatatattttttttagatttttcattctgttattttagaagttacaggggggggggggacacattttttcactttggaagtgtctctcgcgcaaaatattcagtttagaaaaaaatgatattagaaacctaaatatcatttttgaagacctatccatagataccccacacgtatgggtttgatgaaaaaaaaatttttttttaatttttatgacgtattaaaaaaaaactacttactagatctagttcgaaccaattttcggtggaagtttgcatggcaatgtatatcatatattttttttagatttttcattctgttattttagaagttacgggggggggacacactttttaccactttggaagtgtctctcgcgcaaactattcagtttagaaaaaaatgatattagaaacctcaatatcattttcaaagacctatccatagataccccacacgtatgggtttgatgaaaaaatattttttgagtttcagttctaagtatggggaacccccaaaatttattgtttttttttctatttttgtgtaaacatcataatgcggttcatagaatacatctacttaccaagtttgaacagtatagcttttatagtttcggaaaaaagtggctgtgacagaatcggacagacagacggacatgacgaatctataagggttccgttttttgccatttggctacggaaccctaaaaacaacaatattatgtaacatttatttactaaaatgtACAATAATACAAGCTAATATCACAGCAAATTAAGGTACTATTGATGTTCTATCTTATCCTCGCTAAACTGAGACGATATCCAAGTTAACGCCCATTTTAAATTTGTCAGCATATATTTCAAAGCTTTCGTCCAATGTTCCTCCGAGTTAAACTGTATTTTGATAGAATAAGCATGAGGCGGAGATGCTGTGTCCTCAATCTTTCCCTTGTCAATTCGGTACGGAAGACAAAAGCCCGTATTTCCTTTTTCAACTTGTTCCTTAAATTGTTGCAGGCAATCCAAAAAAGCAACCATTGCGGCATCAAATTTTGTGTCCCATAGAAATCTGAAGCCGCCAGAACCATATAACGGCAAGACCTTTTGGTCTTCTAATACTTCTATGTATGAATGGTTCCCAAATGGCACAAGCCGGTATCGCTGAAAgcagaaatttattttcttggCTAAAGATGAGAGTAGTAACACAGTTTGGCCCCAAGCTGCATTAATTTCTGACCAGTCAACTGGGGCAGTAGGTAATCGTCCAAGtctaaagttatttattataccaAACTGCCCTGAATCCGAAATATGGAATGTCGCTTTGAAAATATTCGTCTTTTTAAGCTTCTCCAGCTGAGTTTGAGTATAAGCAAGCTGGCATTCGTAAAACTTCATCTGATCTTCAGTAATCATCAAATCTTTGCGATATCTTGTATATTCCCTCCAATAGACATCCTGCTCTTTTTCCAATCTTTCTTTCTCTTTCTCTTGAATCTCAATTTCATCTTTCATAGCCTTTTCTTCTTTTTGCAAAGACGATAACTCTTTTAAGAGCCTGTCTTGTTCCTGCTTCATGTCTTCAAGTTCTTTTTCAAGCCCTTCCAAGTTTAAATCTTCTTTATCATTCTCCAGCTTTTTTAAATAGTCGTTATAGTCTTTCCATTCGGCTTCAGTTGATCTCAACTGGTTGTCCATAAGCTCTAGAAGCGTGTCTGTGCATTCGTCACACAATGGATGATCCACATCTGAATTGTTCGATAAGCAGTCAAATAAAGTCGCTTTTACGTGTAACTGGTGGCCTGCTGAGGTAGTTTCCCAACCATCCGATATCACCATAAACCCGTTCGCTCCATTCCCTGACTCGGACATACGAAATGGGGGCACGTAATGCTCCAGGCTCGATGATTGCATATCCAAATCAGTCTCATTATTGCGACGAATCTGCAGCGTCAAGTCGGCAATAGTATGCTCCCCCAAGTTGTTCAAAGACTCATCCAACTTTAAAGGTTGAAGACATCGCTGACAGGAAAAATTTACGAAAGATTTAGAATCGCTCATCTTTGATTTACTTCCGCAATTGCGTCATTTAATCAAAATGTCCGCTGATGATAAATTAAACTATTGACTATTGTAATAATTTCGTCTATCGTGTCGTTAGTGATAGTTATTTCTATTATAACTAGAATAGATTTTCCAAACAAAGGAAATTAGCACAGCAAATCTGCAATTTATTATGACATTTCTGGGTAATGACGCAAGAGTGACAGGCTGACAGTTGACGCATGTAGGTTTGTTTGAGAAAACGATAATACTGATGTACTCTCGCAAAGAAGTAAAATATCCATTACGTACAGGGacgcatttttttaataatcatagaacaagtaaatataaaaaaggcaTTTTTCTCGAAATAAGGTAATAAGCAAGAATCTTTTCCAAAAATGGAGTTAAATAAAGACTCACTATGTATTAATAACTATTGCTGATGTTTATAAAATCTGTTTTATAGTATCTACAGACGGCCGCACCGGACCGCGACTTTGGTGCGGTGTAGCGCAATTTCGAAAGCGTATAAACTGGTCCACCGcacaaagttattattattaccatgTCCGGTGATCCGACGGGCATGCACGTCGTTCCAACTGACAAGTAATAACAATAACGGTACGCCACCgtgacaatagggttgtttccatctacaaagcttagggcagaattgtatcccaataaattcttttggatttcAAGAACattttaaactacttttaggggacctgtaatgaccatatttttgtaaatattgaatttaaaatatcttttggcacacgtcacgtgaccaaactcgaaacgtctttgaagattctgatgacgtcacaactctcggattgacactgttgacagttaggcgataaacaacaaatgacaaatgtcagttgacagttcgtatcttctacgtgtgtatgtagttatgtgtcaaaccgtaaactgtgacgtcacacagttttcaaagagcgttttgggcgctaaagcatctgtcaaaatgtattttgttaatttaacatatttaaagccgttttcagtataaaagttgaattttagggcaagtTTTAGTTGATATAGaccgtaatacaagcgtttcaaaaaattggaaacaaccctattcgctCGTATGTAAGCTGCGTCGCACCGTTTGACAGCTGTTATTTTCAAATTATGACAGTGGAAAATATCAAACTGGTTGGAAATATAGCCAGttgatgaaataacaaaaatgcGGTAGCAGTGCCTTAAAGACGTAGATTtctaaacatttttatgtaaaaaaatggacTATATTATCTTAGGCCCTTCATCTACCTCTTAAAAAGCAGGGCCGATTAACTTAAAGTAAATCGTAAAGGAAATTCGTTGAAAAACACTGATATATGAGACACTTGCAAACTTGTAGGGCTGTCTGTAGTGAAGGATCGCACCGATTTAATGGTTCGGCACGATTGTGTGGAAGTCCACGCTAGTACGCGCTATTCCTAGAACCACTGCATGGTCGCGGGCCGGTGCGATCGTCTATGATggctttaaaattttaaagatttGCCAAGTTTtggcttaaaaatatatttttacttttttctgacTTTTATTAGATTAGAAAAAATAAGAGCAAGTGAAAATACATGAGTATAGTGAAACACACCTAACTTAACAGTAGAAAATGGCgccaaatttaaattttctataggAAGTCAACTCTCCGCacctacaatttttaaatttgccgcctttttgtCGAATGTGCCAGAGTATAGTTATTTAGGTAAATCATTGACAAAAGGAATAAAAAGTGTCACTGTGAAATTCTTCTATTTCTATTAAATAAGTAGGAGTTGGTGAGTATTTTTAGGAGGTATAATACtttgtaaattttgtttttcataaaTCAAACAATTGATAATtctttaagaactttattttaCTTGTAGACTAGAATACATGTAATCATTTGAAACATAAACAGCACCTTAAAGTTCACACAAATTATTAGCATACATAAGTGGCCTATTTCCACATTTTCCGTGACGAATAACCAATTGTGgcaatagaaaaaggcgcgaaaaataaaaaaataaatgtaagtatAGATGTTGTCCCAACCTAAGTGTCTACTTTTGTATGCAGCTATTATGGCAAAGTGGGTGCTCAAGTTGGGGCACTTACCTACAGTAGGTACTAAATTGAACTCAATCTTCCACgcctgttttttttgtttttctgccCTTTTCTGTTGATAACAACTAACAACCGCTTACCGTATTAAAGCTAAGGTCATTAACTATAAAACGTGTCACGTACGGATAAAACAGTGTAATACAAAATCATTATCATTACTGTATTAGACCAGTCTGAAATTacctgataaaaaaatataagaaatagaGATTTAAACGAaagatataagtaaataaagtgAAGACCGCCGTATAATCAAAATAGACACGGAATGCTGACCgtagagggtctaccgcgaaattTCGATTAACGTGGTAGAGCCTCAGGTTTCTAGCTAACCCTATTAGAGACGCTCAAAGGCCTATCTATAAAATCGACATTACTAAAAGCCATAACGACAGACACACGGGACCGCCACCTTGGTGCTGTCAGaatatctctttctcgctctTACTTATAGCTGCGGCCTTGACGGATGTACGGTGGGCCACCTTTCATACGATCGGACAGGCTTCGGAGCGGACCAAGATCACTTTCCAGTACGCCCGTCTATTATAGATTTAACGTTGCGGTCTCTACATTTACTTTACAGTCTCAAATAATTCCATTTTAAATGTTCtagtcatataaaatataattgtagCAGTAGGTAAATAGTATGtcagaaaatatataaacttacaaGCTAACACTGGAAGGTACTAAATGAGGTAAAACATGAGAAATAGTAGGATATAAACTCTCTAATAATTAAATCAGTTCTATTACTTAAATgagttaacaaaataaaatctttttgcttaaaaactagtttaaaatatttacaataacgcATTGTTTTTGCATTTTTACAAAGTTCTGAAAAAATGGCAATAGTTTACATTGAGGCTTCGTTTAAGGCTTCTACAGACGTTACAACAAATGGCACGcttatttaaataggtatactctggcaagccaaAGAATAAATCGCGATTCaaaatttatacctataggagATCgatccttcgcgcctacatttttcaaatttgcggCCATTTCCTGAAAAAGCTGGCTTGCCAGCGTGTAATTGCCGGCTAAGTAGGAGCAAAAGATTCAATCGATCGAtaaaatgccgcaatgtatactctggcaaacccacttcatcagtagaaaaaggcgcgacattcaaattttctattggAGGGCAACCTATCgcgcctttttttttttaattttgcgcCTTTTTATAGTGACAGTAATAGCTTGCCAAACTATAAGTACCTATTGCAAATCGCATGCGACTATCGGTGACGTTTGTAGATGCCTTAGTCTTTCAGTAATCAATTTATATCTTGATTTTGAACCAATAAGGACATACGCACTGAACGATCCAACCCGATAAGTTGCCATTTAGGTACCTGCACCAAATAAGGCCCAGTTCCAAAATGTCATACTtttataaagcctgaccagtaatatatgatcacgcgccatgttgcggaatttcattggaacaaaaattttcatactaaactgaactgtcaccctatacatgagaataacagcggcAGCGCCCTCTtaacaatgatcatatatttctgatcGGGCCTAAGCCACTCGCGGCGCGATAGCCGAGTTATTATTGAGCTGCCAGGCTGCCTTGAGTACTAGGATCTCTTTTAAATGGAAGGACCGGATATTTGAAACACGCGATAGTCACCTTATACCCCATTGCTAAGATAATGGGTAGGTTCTTGTAGCTGATGGTAGTAAGAGTTAGGTAGCAGGGCAGGGGTGAGGCCGCCTTGTGGGCCGGCGTACTGCGCTGGTACTAGCATCtctctgaaataaaaaatattattgttacatttatttggtcaTGATCATGATATGATGTGCTCTACCACTCCTGATGGGCTTTATAGACGTTTCAACAAATCGCATGCAATTTAGTTATCTTGTCGTCATTTcacttaattaatatataatacattctagttaaatacaagttttttttcctttttttactacgatggtggcaaacaagcatacagcccgcctggtggtaagcagtctccgtagcctatcgacacctgcaactgcagaggagttacatgcgcgtagccgaccctaacactcgttgagctctggcaaccttactcaccggcaggaacacaacactataagtagggtctagtgttatttggctgcggttttctgtaaggtctggtacttccccagttgggttctgctctagatctggaatgacatccgctgtgctgtgccctactacacaaagcgagatgacattcacagtgcccatacgagtacctctcttttggacgaaGTTTATGGACATACCCAAGTCCACAACAATTTCTATACaaacatctaaaaatatttcttctGTGCTTTCTTTTGCTTTTTGCGCTGTGGATTGATATTGTACcattgtacctatacctactttgTAGAATGAAGTATAAATAAAGTTTCTTATATCATTTAtcaaaaatacctacctaaaattCTGAATGTGAGAAAGGTAAATTTAGAGCCCTAGAGGCATTTTCAGGATATATGATACCAATTCGATTAAATACGCATATTGCTTAAAATTGTACAGTACCTGCTCCTTAATTAACGTATCGAATAGTCTAGGTGTACCTCTACAGGGTACATGACCCCAAAacgatgaa
This genomic stretch from Cydia pomonella isolate Wapato2018A chromosome 24, ilCydPomo1, whole genome shotgun sequence harbors:
- the LOC133531002 gene encoding beclin-1-like protein, yielding MSDSKSFVNFSCQRCLQPLKLDESLNNLGEHTIADLTLQIRRNNETDLDMQSSSLEHYVPPFRMSESGNGANGFMVISDGWETTSAGHQLHVKATLFDCLSNNSDVDHPLCDECTDTLLELMDNQLRSTEAEWKDYNDYLKKLENDKEDLNLEGLEKELEDMKQEQDRLLKELSSLQKEEKAMKDEIEIQEKEKERLEKEQDVYWREYTRYRKDLMITEDQMKFYECQLAYTQTQLEKLKKTNIFKATFHISDSGQFGIINNFRLGRLPTAPVDWSEINAAWGQTVLLLSSLAKKINFCFQRYRLVPFGNHSYIEVLEDQKVLPLYGSGGFRFLWDTKFDAAMVAFLDCLQQFKEQVEKGNTGFCLPYRIDKGKIEDTASPPHAYSIKIQFNSEEHWTKALKYMLTNLKWALTWISSQFSEDKIEHQ